In Rosa rugosa chromosome 4, drRosRugo1.1, whole genome shotgun sequence, the genomic stretch TGAAAGTATGCAATCCTATATATGCCAAATTTCCAGTAGAAATTGCATTAGCAGCACAAAGCAAGACCACAATTCCAGGGCTGACCATTTGATTCAAATCAGATGAGTTGCCAATTATAAAACGAGCATGTCTAGCAACCTTTTAAGTAATAACAACAATAGCAAAAACAACCACATCATTTTGTTTTGCTGTTGTTGAAAAGAAATAGGATTTTAGTGCTTAGAATAAAGATAGATCTCAGAGTAGTGAACAACAACAAATCCACACGAATAGAAGACTTGGAAACTAGAAGCAAGCAAACTGCCTGGAACAAGAAAAACTTCTATTCTAGACAAATTAGTAAGCTGCCACCCTGTCACCTTCCAGTCCCTGAGAATATCTGTGAAAGAGAAATCTCTGAGCTCAGAAGCATCCGCAGCCCGTAGGGAACTCCTGAACTTAATTTTGTCCCATGAATCCTCTTGGTCAGACTCAGTCCCATCCTTGTCCTAAAAATATATCTCTGATTCTGTCCAGCCAAATGACCCAAATAACACCAAGCACCTAGCATATCCCCATAGAATTTTAGCCTTCTTCCCGCCCCATAAGATCTTTATCTTTTCAACTGAGCAAAAAGGCAACAAGTATTTCAGGTTGTAAAACTTTTGAGCTTTCATAAAAGGCCTAAATCCAGCTGCTTCAAACTTATGCAGACTTTGCTTTTAGTCACTAGCCAATGTTAAAAATGATAACATATGATCATGGCACCATCAACTATTTTAATTTCAAAACCACAGATGCATTCACAGACTAATTTGTTTCAAGTAGGAACTGTATTGGCTTTTGTTGAAGCGATGCTCAATCATTTTGTAACTTCTGGAAGTAAGTCTGGTATATTAAAAGATCAGTTTAATATGAAAGCAGGAAGTCAAAATTCATGCCAAGATTTAAATTTCATGTATCAATAAAGAAATAGCTCATTAGTGCTAAAAAGTTATTCATTATTACTATTGTTGTTGCCACACTATAGCGCCAAGTAAACCATTAAGAATAGATTAGTTCATAAAGACAAAATCAAGGTACTAAAAACGTACAGCTGTATTTGGCAAGGTTATAGATTTCGTCGATTTAATTGCCACGCAAACTGATCAACAGCAAACATAGCACGAGAAGCTGAGCCAATAGAACCATCATATCTGCACAAATGAGTTACAGTTCACAAAAACCACTAATGAGTCAAAACAGATACAACGTTTGAATTTCCATTTTATATATGATACAATCACATTTCCCTATTTCAGTGCTTATAGACAGATGGTATGGCTTACAGTGCAACCAAGATAAATGTTGCTGTTTGCATGACGATAGCCCCTTCACCAGCTGGTTTTGATGTGTTCATGCACCTTGCACAGAACCAATTCTCATGAATTGATGTGACAATATCTGTCCATGACACTAGATCCGGTAAACTTTACCGTAATTGAAGTTGACAAAGCATTATAATCATTATAGACAACGTCTGTAGATACCATAAACTGACAGGATAAAACTTACATTGGTTGGGCCCAATAATGAAACTCTCTGTATGGAGCTTGTCACATTTGATGAAGTCAATGAATTGGCTCAGTTCAATGGCATTCACTTTTATGCCTTCTTGTTCGACACTGCAGGATTACAATTAACCTTCAGGTACAGtgcctccaaaaaaaaaatgacaagcATGACACCTATAAGAAATTTTTTGCAGCTGAACTATACTGAGAATTCAGAAAGCAATCAAAGATGAAAGGGTGATTTCCCCCAATCATTATATCTTCGAGAAGAAAAATGTTCAAAACATGATATGTAAAGCTGAATGTAAAAATAATGGCACACAAGCCCAGTTTGTTACGTTCCTAATATGTAATTTTGGTCCATACTGCACTTGGTTCAACTCTTGTTGGACAGGTTTACATGACTGGTTTGCACAGCTATCAAACATATAAAAGATGAAAATGCTACATTTTCAAATTTAAAATTAGGATGTTCTCACACAATGTGTAACCTAAGCACTGGACCAAGATCAAGGAAAGATGTAAAGGCTACAAAAACAATGACCAAAAAGTAAATCTAATAGCGGAAAAGACACAAGAAATGACCTTTTAAAATGAACAAGCTCAAAGAAAACTTTGAAACTTTTGCATTCCCATAAACAAGTCTTGCAAATTAGAATATTGCTTACTACTGCTATACAAGCATATGATTTAAATTTGAGCCTTGATATAAATCCATCAGAAAGACACTCTGTGGTAAAGATTTCTTCATTGGCTTATTTACCACAGAACTGACTCACGAAAGAGTCCAAATTCTCTATTTTATCTATTATCAAGCATCAATCTCTTTCACTGTAATTATGTTCTTTTTGTATAGGAAGCTGAATACATtaccagaaacaaaaaaaaaaaaaaggtcctaCAAAACGTTGATAAGGAATGCACTAAACGCATGAAAAGATACAGCTGAAAAACCAAATAAGCACAAAATAACAAAGACGCGGCTACCAAACAGAAACTCCAAGACACTTGACAACAACAGCTATCGAATCTAAAAAAATAGCAAAAGGGGGACTATCCCTAAGCTACTAAGAAACTCAAAAGccataaaaaattataaataaataaaaataaaaacagtaaTATTATCATATCAAATCTCATTGTGCAATCTTGTTTGAACAGAAATGAGATGATCAATAATAACAAATTGGTTTccataacaaaagaaaacaatgagAATCCAAAAGCGGATCAAGTTTGAATCTGAATCTTACTTTTCTTTTATCAAAAAGGGAGGGGGAGCTGAACTTGAGACCTCAACCAACCCTTAGTTGGAGCCTTTATACTAGACCAAATGCTAGTGATGATCTAAATCAGACTTGAAAAGTAGATAACAACTGAGACAGTGCCTATACTACAGAAGGCCGTAAGCAGTGGCTTGACAGTGAATCAAGCGAAACGGATCGAAGACTTTTGAGACATGGAACAGTACTTTAAGGCTGTTCGTGCTGCTGTTGGGTCATAGTTGATCAGTGTAGCAGGTCATAATGGGTGACCCAACAATTTTTCAATGCATGAGAACCAAGTTTACCAACTCAGTCCTAAGTTTTGTGGATTTTTTTAATCCACTACATTCATTCTCTTTTCTAGTGACTCTTTGTTTCCTATCAATTAGTATATAGATATATAaccttaaaaaaataaattcaagCTTGAGTAATCTTGGAGATAATTCTTTTCCATAAAGTAGGGATAATGGAATAACGAGCAACGCAGATATAAAATTATCAACTGATTTAGCTACCAATTCCCATAGAGTTCAGACAAATGATTCAAATTTATACAACCAAATGTTAGAAGATTTAATACGGAGGCAGGTAGTTGAATCAACATAAAAGCAAAAAACAAAGCAAGTTTGAGAGAGAGCAAAAAGACATAGTTGCTTTCAAATCTAAAACTTTGCGAGAGGAATTCGTGTCTGATCAATTGAGTGGTACAAATAGGTATAATGCAGTTTGCGTCACAAACACACCAAAGAGGGTACAAAAGGATACAGAATTCAAAGCTTGTAATAGTATAATTATCTTCTTAGGAGCACGCGATGGATAATTCTCAAAGAGTAAACCTAAACTGGGTTGGATGGAATATGAATCAATCGAGCAAGCTAGTTCAAAACCACATTGATATCTGGACTAAAAGGATGAGGAAACAATTTTCTCAAAGCTAAAATGCAGAAGTGAGACAACCTGAAGTTATAATGCCAACTTTGTCAAAAAGATCGATAAATGTAGCATATCACTACATTAGCAGAGAAGGATAGTGCAGACTCGTAAGAATATTAACATTTGTTCTTCAGACAAAAACAGTAACACACAATCCTTAATTCTCAGAGGAGAATTTCAATGTTGCTCAAAGAAACTAAATATTCTGCAGTATAATATTTTCTATATGATTATTTTAAGATAAAATAGTTGGAAGTTAACAAAGAATTGTGAGGACTGTAAGAGGAGGGTGAGGGCAAGAGAGCACAAACTTGAGAGCTTCCCAAAACTGAAATGTAATTTCGGCAGAATAAGTTCTATTTTTAGAGGTTGATTTGCCACTTCATAGGGAAGTGAACACTCTTCATTGAATCAAATGATTTGGGCCACAATGCTTCACCAAAAGTTGGTTGGCGACTTCATAACCCTTGAATCTTTCTAGAAAGGTGATCTAAGATCTTTGTATAAGCATTTCAAATTGAAGAATACAACTTGATTAGCCAGCATGTGCCAAATCACTTGAGCAGTCACAAAAACCAAAATTATAATATAAAAATGAACATCTTGAAAGGCTTTATATTTGTGTCCTTGTTGCTCACCTTGTAAAATGGCTGTCGTGGTTTTTCCTACCGGTCAAAAGGAAAAGCTATAGACAGATGACTGCTTCCTCTGTTGTTATCTCAGAAATAACCTCAAAATCTGTTATAATTTAAAAACTTCTATTTCTAAGTTGGGACTCCATTTTTCTACCACCCAGAAGGTGATCCTTGTGGTCTTCTCCACACTGAGTGCGATTCAGAATAAAGACAAGTAATAAGTGGGTAGGCAACCCTAGGATTACCATGCAATGAAATCCCAAGTCTTTTATAGGTCAACTCCCTCCCCCACAACCCAACTTCTGCTGCCAACCTCTCCAGGTTGCCACTTTCTGAACTTATTCCTAACAAAGGGCAGTGATATGTATCTATAATCAGCCTTGATAGCAAACAAAACCTTTCTAAAATCGTAGTTAAATAGGCCCAGTTTTGTTCGTCGTCCTTTACAATAAAAATGGTATCATCATCAAATTTTAGATTTCCCTCCCAACA encodes the following:
- the LOC133742578 gene encoding uncharacterized protein LOC133742578 isoform X1, translated to MDWGFVHKAWDKWASFSVGSSGQPLKAAILVNYDPTGPSRLLSTIVEQEGIKVNAIELSQFIDFIKCDKLHTESFIIGPNQLSWTDIVTSIHENWFCARCMNTSKPAGEGAIVMQTATFILVALYDGSIGSASRAMFAVDQFAWQLNRRNL
- the LOC133742578 gene encoding uncharacterized protein LOC133742578 isoform X2, which produces MDWGFVHKAWDKWASFSVGSSGQPLKAAILVNYDPTGPSRLLSTIVEQEGIKVNAIELSQFIDFIKCDKLHTESFIIGPNQYIVTSIHENWFCARCMNTSKPAGEGAIVMQTATFILVALYDGSIGSASRAMFAVDQFAWQLNRRNL